A DNA window from Comamonas fluminis contains the following coding sequences:
- the msrA gene encoding peptide-methionine (S)-S-oxide reductase MsrA, producing MTVQTIYLGGGCFWCTEAVFDRVRGIVDVESGYANGHLDHPSYEDICTGQTGHAEVVKLEYDADVISLRDLLLIFFATHDPTTLNRQGNDVGTQYRSAIYTTSDEQAQVAKALMQEMREEGAYDAPIVTELQPIKAYWPAEAYHQDYFLQHPNQGYCAFVVSPKVQKFQHAFARWLKE from the coding sequence ATGACGGTGCAGACGATTTATCTGGGTGGAGGATGTTTTTGGTGTACGGAAGCCGTGTTTGACCGTGTGCGCGGCATTGTGGATGTGGAAAGTGGCTACGCCAACGGCCATTTGGACCATCCCAGCTACGAAGATATCTGCACCGGTCAGACGGGGCACGCCGAAGTGGTGAAGCTGGAGTACGACGCGGATGTTATTTCGCTGCGTGATCTGCTGCTCATCTTTTTTGCAACGCACGACCCAACCACGCTCAACCGCCAGGGCAATGATGTGGGAACGCAGTATCGCAGCGCCATCTACACCACCAGCGACGAGCAGGCCCAGGTGGCCAAAGCCCTGATGCAGGAAATGCGGGAAGAGGGGGCATACGACGCCCCCATCGTGACAGAGCTGCAGCCCATCAAGGCCTACTGGCCAGCCGAGGCCTATCACCAGGACTACTTTTTGCAGCACCCCAACCAAGGCTATTGCGCATTTGTGGTGAGCCCCAAGGTGCAGAAATTCCAGCATGCGTTTGCACGCTGGCTCAAAGAGTGA
- a CDS encoding IS3 family transposase (programmed frameshift), which produces MSKPKYPDEFKIEAIKQITQRGHKVADVSQRLGVSQHSLYQWLKTHSGPPAERQAQLTQTEELRRLKSELKRVTEERDILKKGRSVLCQAARVKYAFIQKHEHEYSIRSMCKVMVVHPSGYYAWKAEPVSPRARDDLRLQGLLKQAWLESGGVYGYRKLTLDMRDLGERCGKHRVARLLKLQGLRSQTGYRRRPGMRGGKPAIVAPNHLQRRFAVDEPNQSWVTDITYIRTHEGWLYLAVVVDLFSRLVVGWSMGSRIDTDLVLDALLMALWRRRPDQAVMVHSDQGSQFTGHDWQDFLRDHNLVSSMSRRGNCHDNAVAESFFQLLKRERIRRQIYTSREDARADIFNYIEMFYNPKRRHGTAGDISPIEFEKRHSQRLKSV; this is translated from the exons ATGAGTAAGCCTAAATATCCAGACGAATTCAAGATCGAAGCCATCAAGCAGATCACACAACGAGGCCACAAGGTCGCTGACGTGTCACAGCGCCTTGGCGTTAGTCAACATAGCCTGTATCAGTGGCTGAAGACGCATTCAGGGCCTCCCGCAGAGCGACAAGCTCAACTTACGCAGACAGAAGAGTTGCGCAGACTAAAGTCCGAGCTCAAGCGTGTGACCGAGGAGCGTGACATCCTAAAAAAGG GCCGCAGCGTACTTTGCCAAGCAGCTCGGGTGAAGTACGCATTTATTCAGAAACATGAGCACGAATACAGCATTCGTAGCATGTGCAAAGTCATGGTGGTACATCCCAGCGGGTATTACGCTTGGAAAGCTGAACCCGTCAGCCCACGGGCTCGGGATGATCTGCGACTGCAAGGTTTGCTCAAACAAGCCTGGCTTGAAAGTGGTGGTGTGTACGGCTACCGCAAGCTCACACTGGACATGCGGGATCTGGGAGAGCGCTGCGGTAAACACCGCGTGGCCCGTTTGCTCAAGCTCCAAGGGCTGCGTTCGCAAACGGGATACCGGCGCCGCCCTGGGATGCGCGGAGGCAAGCCCGCCATAGTTGCCCCTAACCACCTGCAGCGCCGCTTCGCTGTGGATGAGCCCAATCAATCGTGGGTGACCGACATCACGTACATCCGCACTCACGAGGGATGGCTGTACCTGGCAGTGGTGGTTGATCTGTTCTCCCGTCTGGTCGTGGGCTGGTCCATGGGCAGCCGCATCGATACCGACTTGGTACTCGATGCACTACTGATGGCTCTGTGGCGTCGTCGACCTGATCAGGCGGTCATGGTGCATTCGGATCAGGGAAGTCAGTTCACCGGGCATGACTGGCAGGACTTCCTACGAGATCACAACCTAGTCTCCAGCATGAGTCGCCGCGGTAACTGTCATGACAACGCAGTGGCCGAGAGCTTCTTCCAGTTGCTCAAGCGCGAGCGAATTCGTCGCCAGATCTACACGTCGCGCGAGGACGCAAGGGCAGATATCTTCAACTACATCGAGATGTTCTACAACCCAAAAAGGCGTCACGGCACTGCAGGAGATATTTCTCCGATAGAGTTCGAGAAACGCCATTCCCAACGGCTTAAAAGTGTCTAG
- a CDS encoding gamma-glutamylcyclotransferase, with the protein MSTLSLLNAYATNCPRNADHMLAQALQQWGGEEDLWVFGYGSLIWRPDFDFAERRAAHVHGWHRALKMWSTINRGTPQVPGLVFGMLSGGSCQGMVFRIPRNAGDEVMRKLWQREMPNAVYDPKWLACKTPQGTVKALAFTLSRQSPHHTGELAPDEYRRIFSEAQGIYGTTFDYARATFDELQRLGIDDKALKRLLSYAQSNSSQFSIQAAI; encoded by the coding sequence ATGTCCACTCTTTCTTTGTTGAATGCGTATGCAACGAACTGCCCGCGCAATGCCGATCACATGCTGGCACAGGCTCTGCAGCAATGGGGTGGCGAAGAAGACTTGTGGGTGTTTGGCTATGGCTCACTGATCTGGCGCCCTGACTTTGACTTTGCAGAGCGGCGCGCAGCCCATGTCCACGGCTGGCACCGTGCTCTCAAAATGTGGAGCACCATCAACCGTGGCACGCCCCAGGTTCCCGGGCTGGTGTTTGGCATGCTCTCTGGCGGCAGTTGCCAGGGCATGGTGTTTCGTATTCCGCGCAATGCGGGCGATGAAGTCATGCGCAAGCTGTGGCAGCGCGAAATGCCCAATGCCGTGTATGACCCCAAGTGGCTGGCCTGCAAGACGCCGCAGGGCACTGTGAAAGCGCTGGCTTTTACGCTTTCGCGCCAGAGCCCGCACCATACCGGCGAGCTGGCGCCGGACGAGTACCGGCGCATTTTTTCCGAGGCCCAGGGTATTTACGGCACGACGTTTGACTATGCGCGTGCCACCTTCGATGAGCTGCAGCGTCTGGGGATTGATGACAAGGCTTTGAAACGTCTGCTGAGCTATGCGCAAAGCAACAGCAGCCAGTTTTCCATTCAGGCCGCTATTTGA
- a CDS encoding nuclear transport factor 2 family protein gives MSESAAMTDVLQRLQKLEDMQALQALKAQYLRACDQKQPELVRECFVEHGAVIEADGFPPIIGRDGWVETFTRLAVENPSIQDRHHAHNPQILFTDADSAIVLWDLDFCQVNVKERTIVNLSGQYTDECVRIAGRWQVKSMRFQRNSFVMRQVAEDGSEKVLALGQPPAAGFIENS, from the coding sequence ATGAGCGAATCAGCGGCAATGACGGACGTGTTGCAGCGCCTGCAAAAACTGGAAGATATGCAGGCCCTGCAGGCTTTGAAGGCGCAATACCTTCGCGCCTGCGATCAGAAGCAGCCGGAGCTTGTACGGGAATGCTTTGTGGAGCATGGGGCTGTCATTGAAGCCGATGGCTTCCCCCCCATCATCGGAAGAGACGGATGGGTGGAGACTTTTACGCGTCTGGCGGTTGAGAATCCATCGATTCAGGACAGGCACCACGCGCACAACCCCCAGATACTGTTTACGGACGCTGACAGTGCCATCGTGCTGTGGGATCTGGATTTTTGCCAGGTCAACGTGAAAGAGCGCACCATCGTCAATCTCTCGGGCCAGTACACCGACGAATGCGTGCGCATTGCGGGGCGCTGGCAGGTCAAGAGCATGCGGTTTCAGCGGAACTCTTTTGTGATGCGTCAGGTGGCCGAAGATGGATCGGAGAAAGTGCTTGCTCTGGGCCAGCCTCCTGCGGCGGGTTTTATAGAAAATAGCTGA
- a CDS encoding TonB-dependent receptor domain-containing protein, which translates to MSYRSTLLISSVLVAVPAVHVHAQEAATAEATLGEVTVSTTGMAEGDMATPVQVLGEEDLRLRRAATLGETLAAEPGINASHFGAGASRPVIRGMDGARVSVLSNGSELLDASTVSPDHAVTTEPLLATQMEVFRGPSALLYSAGAMGGVVNVLDNKIATSVPEKALSGSAEVQAGTAAGMSAGALSLTGAMPLQNNNGTLVLHAEGVARNAGDYRVGSGWDQGSKVAGSFSRGNTGSLGLSWVGDSGYLGLAYTRQQARYGLPGHQHGFEGCHAHGDHLHCGDHDGHDHEETDSSSVPVVDLTSERWDLRGEWRKPVAGIAAVRLRGGWTRYQHDEIEEGAVSTAFRNRGHDLRLEMEHEPIAGWRGTLGVQTLNRRFSATGEEAYVQPTNTQRESLYLLEEYRWQDWSLQGALRHDRQRIEAQQTDQTRKHSATSLSLGTVWKFTPGYSATASLTHGSRMPTAEELFANGLHMATSTYEVGNANLGRERSQALDLGVSKTAGDTRWKLNAYHYRIKNYIYGATVDEHDGLQLLHYTQADARFTGWEAQLSQRLSREFIATVFGDGVRARLEDGSALPRIPALRAGVRVNARLGGWDTMAEWTQVLRQNRTAAFESETGGYGMLNLGASYQWRSGGNQWQFYVKGQNLTNRLAYAATSFIKTAAPLTGRNLVLGLRMDF; encoded by the coding sequence ATGTCTTACCGTTCAACTTTATTGATTTCTTCTGTGCTGGTGGCCGTGCCAGCTGTTCATGTTCACGCGCAGGAAGCTGCGACTGCTGAGGCAACTCTGGGCGAAGTCACTGTCTCCACCACTGGCATGGCCGAGGGGGATATGGCTACGCCAGTGCAGGTGCTGGGCGAGGAGGACCTGCGCCTTCGCCGCGCCGCCACGCTGGGCGAGACCCTGGCCGCAGAGCCCGGCATCAACGCCAGCCACTTTGGCGCAGGCGCCAGCCGCCCTGTGATTCGCGGCATGGATGGTGCGCGGGTTTCCGTGCTCAGCAATGGTTCTGAATTACTGGATGCCTCCACCGTCAGTCCCGACCATGCTGTGACCACAGAGCCACTTCTGGCCACGCAGATGGAAGTGTTTCGCGGCCCCTCGGCCTTGCTCTACAGCGCGGGCGCCATGGGCGGCGTGGTCAATGTGCTGGATAACAAGATTGCCACCAGCGTGCCTGAGAAGGCGCTGTCTGGCTCTGCTGAAGTGCAGGCGGGCACGGCTGCGGGCATGTCTGCCGGGGCACTTTCTTTAACTGGCGCCATGCCGCTGCAAAACAATAACGGCACCCTGGTACTGCATGCCGAAGGCGTGGCCCGTAACGCCGGCGACTACCGCGTGGGCAGCGGCTGGGATCAGGGCAGCAAGGTGGCAGGCAGCTTCAGCCGTGGCAACACCGGCAGCCTGGGCCTTTCCTGGGTGGGCGACAGCGGCTATCTGGGCCTGGCCTATACCCGTCAGCAGGCACGTTATGGCCTGCCCGGCCATCAGCATGGCTTTGAGGGCTGCCACGCCCATGGCGATCATCTGCACTGCGGCGATCATGATGGGCATGACCACGAGGAAACAGACTCTTCCAGCGTGCCCGTGGTGGACTTGACCAGCGAGCGCTGGGATCTGCGCGGCGAATGGCGCAAGCCTGTGGCCGGCATTGCTGCCGTGCGCTTGCGTGGCGGATGGACGCGCTATCAGCACGATGAAATCGAAGAGGGCGCCGTATCGACCGCTTTTCGCAACCGCGGGCACGATCTGCGCCTGGAGATGGAGCATGAGCCCATCGCCGGCTGGCGCGGAACGCTGGGCGTGCAAACGCTGAACCGCCGCTTTAGCGCGACGGGTGAGGAAGCCTATGTACAGCCGACCAACACGCAGCGCGAAAGCCTGTATCTGCTGGAGGAATACCGCTGGCAGGACTGGAGCCTGCAAGGCGCTTTGCGCCACGATCGCCAGCGTATTGAAGCGCAGCAAACCGATCAGACGCGCAAGCACAGCGCCACCTCGCTGTCTCTGGGCACTGTCTGGAAGTTCACTCCAGGCTACAGCGCAACGGCTTCGCTGACCCATGGCAGCCGCATGCCCACAGCGGAAGAGCTGTTCGCCAATGGTTTGCACATGGCCACATCTACTTATGAAGTGGGCAATGCCAATCTGGGGCGGGAGCGCTCGCAGGCGCTGGATCTGGGTGTGAGCAAGACGGCAGGCGATACGCGCTGGAAGCTCAATGCCTACCACTATCGCATCAAAAACTACATCTATGGCGCGACGGTGGATGAGCATGACGGCCTGCAGCTCTTGCACTACACCCAGGCCGATGCGCGCTTTACCGGCTGGGAAGCGCAACTGAGCCAGCGCTTGAGCCGTGAATTCATCGCCACAGTCTTTGGCGATGGCGTGCGCGCCAGGCTGGAAGATGGCTCGGCCCTGCCGCGCATTCCTGCTTTACGCGCCGGTGTTCGCGTGAACGCCAGGCTGGGCGGCTGGGACACCATGGCGGAATGGACGCAGGTGCTGCGCCAGAACCGCACAGCAGCGTTTGAGAGCGAAACCGGCGGCTACGGCATGCTGAATCTGGGCGCCAGCTATCAATGGCGCAGCGGCGGCAATCAGTGGCAGTTCTATGTCAAAGGCCAGAACCTGACCAACCGTCTGGCTTACGCGGCCACCTCATTCATCAAGACGGCCGCTCCATTGACTGGGCGCAATCTGGTGCTGGGCTTGCGCATGGACTTTTAA
- a CDS encoding efflux RND transporter periplasmic adaptor subunit has product MKSSVRWAIGLVVVGLLASAGWRAFSNQQHKKQAMAASSTPLELPIQIAANEVLELRPLQLSLSVPVNGTVQALHSAVVKAYVAGELRGLEVREGDNVKKGQVLARIDATEATARWRQAQQQADASRGQLAIAQRNQDNNAALVQKGFISTTALATSQANLDTARANLAAAQSAADAAHKAVTDSVITSPMDGQIAQRFVQSGERVGVEAKIVEIVNTAQLEIQAQLAPADSVQVQVGQAAQLQVPGAADGLPPVQAKVVRINPSAQTGSRTVAAYLAVAPFNNDSSQPTLQLRPGLFLQGNIITGNASQLAAPLSAVRTDKPQPYLQLIRQGQVAPASVSPDRSDEMAARPVLRVVHQSLELGSQSAYQGATWVQLLKGVQAGDQILLGTAGGLREGTAVEVQPKAQPAAAPVAAEAGGR; this is encoded by the coding sequence ATGAAGTCTTCCGTCCGCTGGGCCATCGGCCTGGTCGTGGTAGGTCTGCTGGCCTCTGCAGGCTGGCGCGCTTTCAGCAATCAGCAGCACAAGAAGCAGGCCATGGCGGCATCCAGCACACCGCTGGAGCTGCCCATTCAGATTGCGGCCAATGAAGTGCTGGAGCTGCGCCCGCTGCAGTTGTCGCTGAGCGTTCCCGTCAATGGCACCGTACAGGCACTGCATTCTGCAGTTGTGAAGGCCTATGTGGCAGGAGAGCTGCGCGGGCTGGAAGTGCGCGAAGGTGACAACGTGAAAAAAGGCCAGGTGCTGGCCCGCATTGATGCCACGGAAGCCACCGCCCGCTGGCGCCAGGCCCAGCAGCAGGCCGATGCATCACGCGGCCAGCTGGCCATTGCCCAGCGCAACCAGGACAATAACGCCGCCCTGGTGCAAAAAGGCTTTATCTCCACCACGGCGCTGGCAACCTCACAGGCCAATCTCGATACCGCCCGCGCCAATCTTGCCGCTGCCCAGTCCGCCGCCGATGCTGCGCACAAAGCGGTGACGGATTCCGTCATCACCAGCCCCATGGATGGACAGATTGCCCAGCGCTTTGTGCAAAGTGGTGAGCGCGTGGGGGTTGAGGCCAAGATTGTGGAGATCGTCAACACGGCACAGCTTGAAATTCAGGCACAGCTGGCTCCTGCCGATTCGGTACAGGTTCAGGTGGGGCAAGCCGCGCAATTACAGGTGCCCGGCGCTGCCGATGGCCTGCCTCCGGTGCAGGCCAAGGTGGTACGCATCAACCCCAGCGCCCAGACGGGCTCGCGCACTGTTGCCGCTTATCTTGCCGTAGCGCCATTCAATAACGATAGCAGCCAGCCTACATTACAGCTGCGCCCCGGCCTGTTTTTGCAAGGAAACATCATCACAGGCAACGCCAGCCAGCTGGCCGCTCCATTGAGCGCTGTGCGCACTGACAAGCCCCAGCCCTATCTGCAGCTGATACGCCAGGGCCAGGTCGCGCCCGCCAGCGTCTCTCCAGATCGCAGTGATGAAATGGCTGCCCGCCCTGTGCTGCGCGTGGTGCACCAAAGCCTTGAGCTGGGCAGCCAGAGCGCCTACCAGGGCGCCACCTGGGTTCAGCTTCTCAAAGGTGTTCAGGCTGGCGACCAGATACTGCTGGGCACTGCCGGTGGCCTGCGTGAAGGCACAGCCGTGGAAGTGCAGCCCAAAGCGCAACCTGCGGCGGCCCCCGTTGCTGCTGAAGCAGGGGGCCGCTAA
- a CDS encoding tyrosine-type recombinase/integrase, with translation MNIPCGTEVFSEWLSHEGSKSWDALDTSPDGNYEKVWLAWLSHLGELPSPSSAASLAPKRWHEADAVDVQSFLRIRDGQRAHHHPERKISPVTRRRYWRLLERIYDHALEHGWLQINPATGLEPAERPPSEDGKGHCLPPLLWKALPRQFPQADGYQNARDRAIVLLLYEMALAPEEVRVLQWRNICSSDARIWIPSVAGADTGQGTVSDVPAQLHIDGGRAAQQRLLDIPHNVAQALRDWRRFSAGQRGPSVVDGDHEVFYSRRGGPLSVRMLFHVASQLIQRAHEAQPEGSQKFPLQRVGPQVLRNTAIVQWLRAGVPELEVIARIGVDSPRALRHLQHYL, from the coding sequence ATGAATATTCCCTGCGGTACCGAAGTCTTCAGTGAATGGCTGTCTCATGAGGGCAGCAAGAGCTGGGATGCTCTGGACACAAGCCCAGACGGCAACTATGAAAAGGTCTGGCTGGCCTGGCTGTCTCACCTTGGTGAATTGCCTTCACCCTCTTCTGCGGCTTCACTGGCTCCGAAGAGGTGGCATGAGGCTGATGCTGTGGATGTGCAAAGCTTTTTGCGCATACGAGATGGGCAGCGCGCACACCACCACCCTGAACGCAAGATCAGCCCCGTGACTCGCCGGCGCTACTGGCGGTTGCTGGAGCGCATCTATGACCATGCCCTTGAGCATGGGTGGCTGCAGATCAATCCCGCAACAGGGCTTGAGCCTGCCGAACGGCCTCCGTCTGAAGATGGCAAAGGGCACTGCCTGCCTCCCCTGCTCTGGAAAGCCTTGCCAAGGCAGTTCCCTCAGGCCGATGGCTACCAGAATGCGCGTGACCGGGCCATTGTTTTGCTGCTGTATGAAATGGCGCTGGCGCCAGAAGAAGTACGCGTGCTGCAGTGGAGAAATATCTGCAGCAGCGATGCACGCATATGGATACCTTCAGTCGCAGGGGCGGACACCGGCCAGGGAACCGTATCTGACGTTCCTGCACAGCTGCACATCGATGGAGGACGGGCCGCACAACAGCGTTTGCTGGATATTCCGCACAACGTGGCCCAGGCCTTGCGCGACTGGCGGCGCTTCAGTGCAGGCCAGCGTGGCCCCAGCGTAGTGGATGGCGATCACGAGGTGTTCTATTCCCGCCGGGGGGGACCGCTTTCTGTACGCATGCTTTTTCATGTGGCATCCCAGCTGATCCAGCGCGCCCACGAGGCTCAGCCCGAAGGTAGCCAGAAGTTCCCGCTGCAGCGCGTGGGCCCGCAGGTGCTGCGCAATACCGCCATCGTGCAATGGCTGCGCGCAGGTGTGCCCGAGCTGGAAGTGATTGCCAGAATTGGCGTGGACAGCCCGCGTGCCTTGCGGCATTTGCAACACTATCTATAG
- the gloA gene encoding lactoylglutathione lyase, translated as MRFLHTMLRVGNLQRSIDFYTHVIGMQLLRTSENTEYKYSLAFLGFEGGNPGQAEIELTYNWGTESYELGTAYGHIALGVPDAYAACEKIKAAGGNVTREAGPVAGGSTVIAFVTDPDGYKIELIERKDDLGAGTGLR; from the coding sequence ATGCGATTCCTCCACACGATGCTGCGCGTTGGCAATCTCCAGCGCTCTATTGATTTCTATACCCATGTCATCGGCATGCAACTGCTGCGTACGTCCGAGAACACCGAATACAAGTATTCGCTGGCGTTTCTGGGCTTCGAAGGCGGCAACCCCGGTCAGGCAGAGATTGAGCTGACCTATAACTGGGGCACGGAAAGCTACGAGCTGGGCACTGCTTACGGTCATATTGCTCTTGGCGTACCTGATGCCTATGCCGCTTGCGAAAAGATCAAAGCTGCAGGCGGCAATGTGACCCGCGAAGCTGGTCCCGTGGCCGGTGGCAGCACGGTCATTGCCTTTGTGACGGACCCCGATGGTTACAAAATAGAGCTGATCGAGCGCAAGGATGATCTGGGCGCAGGCACTGGCCTGCGTTAA
- the pdxH gene encoding pyridoxamine 5'-phosphate oxidase: MSSLSSSIADLRKSYERAELSESASSANPFQQFDQWLQEAVSAQVPEPNAMTVATVSGDMRPSTRIVLIKGYDERGIVWYTNYDSRKGQQLAGNPFAALQFHWVELERVVRIEGRVEKVSAEESDAYFASRPLDSRIGAWASPQSQVISGRSVLVANAAKYSAQFLLNPPRPPHWGGFRLVPDRWEFWQGRKSRLHDRLNYRLDGQDWIRERLAP; the protein is encoded by the coding sequence ATGAGCAGCCTATCTTCATCCATCGCCGATCTGCGCAAGAGCTATGAGCGTGCAGAACTGAGTGAATCCGCTTCAAGCGCCAATCCTTTCCAGCAGTTTGATCAATGGCTGCAGGAAGCTGTCAGCGCGCAGGTGCCCGAGCCCAATGCCATGACCGTGGCGACGGTGAGCGGGGACATGCGCCCCAGCACGCGCATCGTGCTGATCAAGGGCTACGACGAGCGCGGCATCGTCTGGTACACCAACTACGACAGCCGCAAGGGCCAGCAGCTGGCGGGCAACCCCTTTGCCGCTTTGCAGTTTCACTGGGTAGAGCTTGAGCGTGTGGTGCGGATTGAAGGCCGGGTCGAAAAAGTCAGTGCCGAAGAAAGCGATGCCTATTTCGCAAGCCGCCCGCTGGATTCGCGCATTGGTGCCTGGGCCAGCCCTCAAAGCCAGGTCATCAGCGGCCGCAGCGTTCTGGTGGCCAACGCAGCCAAGTACAGCGCGCAGTTTTTGCTCAACCCTCCCCGCCCTCCGCACTGGGGAGGCTTTCGCCTTGTGCCGGATCGCTGGGAATTCTGGCAAGGCCGCAAGAGCCGCCTGCACGACAGACTGAACTACCGTCTGGATGGACAGGACTGGATTCGTGAACGACTGGCTCCCTAA
- a CDS encoding OmpA family protein, translated as MSFNSSDDDSQERFALGFLFALIALVVSTVVGTVVYKRGISHAPKAAVTAPASNATNVPVVIQEDVASVVVENGVVKFFFASGKADVAEGGNAALADVVKGVQDGKRAVISGFHDATGSLEQNMELAKNRAQAVQAALIALGVAEDKVELKKPEQMQADGSNAQARRVEVILVD; from the coding sequence ATGTCTTTCAACAGCTCTGACGACGACAGCCAAGAACGCTTTGCACTGGGCTTTCTGTTTGCTCTGATTGCACTGGTCGTGTCCACCGTGGTTGGCACCGTCGTTTACAAGCGCGGCATTTCGCACGCTCCCAAGGCCGCCGTAACAGCGCCCGCCAGCAACGCCACCAATGTGCCCGTCGTGATTCAGGAAGACGTGGCCAGCGTGGTCGTGGAAAACGGCGTGGTCAAGTTCTTCTTTGCCTCCGGCAAGGCAGACGTGGCAGAAGGCGGTAACGCAGCGCTGGCCGACGTGGTCAAGGGCGTGCAAGATGGCAAGCGCGCTGTGATCTCCGGCTTCCATGACGCCACCGGTAGCCTGGAACAAAACATGGAACTGGCCAAGAACCGCGCACAAGCGGTGCAAGCGGCTCTGATCGCTCTGGGCGTTGCAGAAGACAAGGTCGAGCTGAAGAAGCCCGAACAAATGCAAGCTGACGGCAGCAATGCTCAAGCGCGTCGCGTGGAAGTGATTCTGGTCGACTAA
- a CDS encoding nucleotidyltransferase family protein, with the protein MSHEDLNKPAHAASHGPCVLILAAGKGERFTASGGSTHKLQAMLGAKSVLQTTLASVEASGLPWHVEYGPHPGMGDSIAAAVSATAQADGWLILPADLPLVQPHTLTTLAQQLYQLDASQLHVVQPFYQGQKGHPVAFSRAAGWALSQLTGDQGAASVVKAAAQQQTLQRWDCDDIGCVLDVDTVTALEQARQIWQQRSTF; encoded by the coding sequence ATGAGCCACGAAGATTTGAACAAGCCTGCACACGCTGCCAGCCACGGCCCCTGTGTTTTGATCCTGGCCGCGGGAAAAGGCGAGCGCTTTACGGCCTCAGGCGGCAGCACACACAAATTACAGGCCATGCTGGGGGCAAAGAGCGTGCTGCAGACCACGCTGGCCAGCGTAGAGGCCTCGGGGCTGCCCTGGCATGTGGAATATGGCCCCCATCCCGGCATGGGTGACAGCATTGCCGCGGCAGTAAGCGCCACCGCGCAGGCGGATGGCTGGCTCATCCTGCCAGCGGATTTGCCGCTGGTTCAGCCACATACGCTCACAACACTGGCCCAGCAGTTGTACCAGCTGGACGCTTCGCAGTTGCATGTCGTACAGCCCTTCTACCAGGGCCAAAAAGGCCATCCCGTCGCATTTTCTCGCGCAGCAGGGTGGGCGCTTTCCCAGTTGACGGGCGACCAGGGCGCTGCCAGCGTGGTGAAGGCCGCTGCGCAGCAGCAGACACTGCAGCGCTGGGACTGTGACGATATTGGCTGCGTGCTGGATGTGGACACCGTCACGGCGTTGGAGCAAGCCCGCCAGATCTGGCAGCAGCGAAGCACCTTCTGA
- a CDS encoding superoxide dismutase family protein, protein MLASPVATLFSRPLAAGLSLAAALALTACSTAPTVAPSSGSGEAGAASTPGAATGKSIQSIARLEATKGSSVSGVVQFFPQPDGSVRVQGQIQGFAPNSEHGFHIHEKGDCSSGDGLSAGGHFNPTQQAHGQFNGSQPHHLGDLPSLDANQDGVVTIDFVSKDFALNRSANGILGRSLIVHNDADDYTTQPTGNSGARLACGVIERGA, encoded by the coding sequence ATGCTTGCCAGCCCTGTTGCCACCCTCTTTTCCCGCCCATTGGCAGCGGGCCTGTCGCTCGCCGCAGCTCTGGCTCTGACGGCTTGCTCCACCGCCCCTACGGTAGCGCCCTCTTCTGGCTCTGGCGAGGCTGGCGCTGCTTCAACGCCCGGCGCAGCGACAGGAAAGAGTATTCAGTCCATTGCCCGGCTGGAAGCGACCAAGGGCAGCAGCGTCAGCGGCGTGGTGCAGTTCTTTCCTCAGCCCGATGGCAGCGTCCGCGTGCAGGGGCAGATTCAGGGATTCGCACCCAATAGTGAACATGGCTTCCATATCCATGAAAAAGGCGATTGCTCCAGCGGCGACGGCTTGAGCGCAGGCGGCCACTTCAATCCGACGCAACAGGCCCATGGCCAGTTCAACGGCAGCCAGCCACATCATCTGGGCGATCTGCCAAGCCTGGACGCCAATCAGGACGGCGTGGTCACCATTGACTTTGTGAGCAAGGATTTCGCTCTCAATCGCTCAGCCAACGGCATTCTGGGTCGCAGCCTTATCGTGCACAACGATGCGGATGACTACACCACTCAGCCCACAGGCAATTCTGGCGCGCGCCTGGCCTGTGGCGTGATTGAGCGCGGAGCCTGA